A window of Kangiella sp. TOML190 genomic DNA:
TTATGAATAATCTATAAACATCATTAAAGAGAGTGTTAAAAAAGACTGATGGATTTTCCACAAATTGATCCGGTAATTTTTTCTATAGGCCCGCTATCCTTACATTGGTACGGGTTTATGTATTTGTTGGGTTTTATCACCGCTTGGCTTCTGGGCAACTATCGCGCTAAACAAGCGAATTCAGGCTGGACCAAAGATATGGTCGCCGACTTTCTGTTTTACGCCTTTTTAGGGGTCATTATTGGTGGTCGCTTAGGCTATGTGTTGTTTTATCATATGGATCTGTGGCAACAAGATTTCTGGTATTTGTTTAAAATAACCGAAGGCGGTATGTCCTTCCATGGTGGTTTACTGGGAGTCTTGGGGGCAGTTTTCTATTTCGCCCGCAAAAACCAAATGCGCTTTTGGCAAGTGGGCGATTTTATTGCTCCATTAGCACCACTCGGCTTATTATTTGGTCGTCTAGGTAATTTTATTAATG
This region includes:
- the lgt gene encoding prolipoprotein diacylglyceryl transferase; this translates as MDFPQIDPVIFSIGPLSLHWYGFMYLLGFITAWLLGNYRAKQANSGWTKDMVADFLFYAFLGVIIGGRLGYVLFYHMDLWQQDFWYLFKITEGGMSFHGGLLGVLGAVFYFARKNQMRFWQVGDFIAPLAPLGLLFGRLGNFINGELWGREASADFFLGMRFPADSEGLIRHPSQLYEAFFEGLVLFIILWLYSAKPRPTKAVSGVFLLGYGGFRFVIEYFREPDSHLAAVSEIITRGQLLCLPMVALGLYLIISAYKQSAK